The candidate division KSB1 bacterium sequence GGCGAATTATTTCACGCGCGTGCGTCGCGATTTTCGCGAGACTTTTTCATTGCCGGCGGAGAACGTGGTGCTGTTGAAGGTGAGTTACTGGCTGCGCCCGTAGTTGCCTGAGCAAACCCAAAACTGTAAGACCAACTGCCTACTGGAAACTGCTTACTCCCCGGACCTCGATCTCCCCACCTGCTGCGTGGCGCCGCTGGTAGTGGAGCTACGCAACCGCGCGCCCTTGAGCGAAGATTTGCAGCGTGACACCCATGCCCGCTTGGGAAGATACTGGCGTTTTGCCCGGCAGCGAATTCATCCGTTTGATCAGCGACGATTGGGCGGCGTTCGAGCATTTTACCGCAGCCGGCATGCTGGACGAGGCGGGTGCCATGCGAGAAGGTTTAAGTGCTGAATATTTTGGCCGGCAGCAATTTGGCCGGGTGGTGGAGCTGTTGCAGCCGTTTGTCGAGCGCCGGCGCGAGACCACACCGTGGTGGGCGTTGAATGTGTTGGGCATGTCTTTTCATCACCTTGGTCAAATCGAAGCAGCCCTGCAATACTATTTGTTGGCGGAAAAACTGGTCAAGCAGGCAAAGACGAAGGAAGAAAAGAAAAATCTGGGAACGACGCTGAACAACATCGCAGGCATTTATCTTGCGCGCGGGGATTACGCCATGGCGCTGGACTATTTGCAACAGAGTTTGAAGATTCGCCGCGACCTCGGCGACCGGGCGGGCGAGGGCGCAAGTTTACACAATATCGCGCATATTCATCTCCAAAATCAGCAAATCACGGAAGCGATCTCAAGTTTTATTTTAGGTCTGAAGACTGCCGCAGAAATTAACTATGCGGAATTATACTTTGCAGCGTTTTTTCATTTTTCAAACGCTTTTCTCACAACACCTTCGTCACCTTCAGCCAATCCTGGCGCCCGGCATTGGCCGCGGCGATGGCCTGTGGCGAGCCCAGCACCACCACCTGGCCGTGCTGTTTCACCTGCTCCAACACTTCCGCAAACCGGCGGAAATCTTTCACCGCTGTTGACAAAACTTCATCGCGCAACTGCTGGCGCTCCTCCTCGGTTTCGCCGGCGAGATAACGCGCCATCGAGGTGTAGCCTTTGGCGTCCGGCAGTTGGTACGCATCCAAATCGCCAATGGTGCCGATGATGCTTTTCGTCAGTTCCTCGTCGCTCAATTCGACTACGCGCAAAAATTTGCCCGCGCCGTCGTAATTTTCCAGCGTCGCCACCAAATTGGGATCGCGATAGGAGGTGAACGTCAACACGCCCGAGCGCCGGCCGAAACTGCAAGAACCGCCGTAGGCGCCGCCCTGCACGCGCACCCGCTCCCAAAGCCACGTCGTCCGCAAATAATTGCTGATCACCAGCGCCGAGCCGTGAAACTCGTAGCCGAGCTTGTAAAGATTCGCGGCCTTGCCGACGTAATTCACCTGCGCCGGAATCGTCAAGCCCTCGAACTCGCGGCGATATGCCGGCGTCCATTTCGCCAAAGGCGCCGGCCGGGACGGCAGCGTTTCGAGAAAGGCCGTTAACTTCGGCTCAAAATATTTGTAGTTGGCCTCGTCTACGGTGACGTTGCAAATCAGGCGCTCGCGCGCGAGCAGCGCGTGACGAATCTGCTCCAGCGCCGCCAACACCTTCGGCCAATTCGCCTCCACGTCTTTTTCCAGTTGCCGCAGAAAGAAAAGATAGCTCACCCCGCCCATTTGCTCCTCCAGCCAGCCGGCCTCGCTGAAACGCGCGTTCAGCCGCGTGCTCACGAAGCCCGAGCCGCCGGGCACCAGGCTCGACTCCACGCTTGCCTTTTTTTCCAAAACCATCTGCCGGAATCGTTCGCGGTCGTCGAGTTTCACCGTGAGCAAAATGTCGCGCAGAATCGCCAGCAGATCATCGAGTTGATGCCGCATCGCCTTGGCGCGCACGAAAAGCCACGCCGTCGAGGCCTCGGCGTGTGGCAGCGCCGAAATATAGCGGCTCGTGCCGATGCCGCCGGTTTTTTGGCCGATGCGCTGCAAAAGCTGCACGAAATTTTCCTTCTCGGTGCCGATTTGCGTCAAGCAGCGGCTGAAGAGCGGCAGGTAGGGCAGCAGTTCCTGCGGCAGCGCGTGCAGGTCGAAACCAAGGTCGAGATAAAAGATGCCGTTGGTAAAGAGATCGTGATAGAGAATTTTGTGCTGATTCTTTTCGATCACCGCGAGCGGAATTTTTTTGTTGAATTTGTCAACATCGCTCAATTTCAGCCTCGGAATCGTTGCCAGCGCCTCCGGCGGGTCGGGCGTCATCTGCCGGCGCTTCAATTCCTGCGTGTTGCGGATGGTGTTTTGCAAATCCACCTCGCTCATGGCGGCGCGGGCTTTGGCCAACCGCTCTTTTTCGGCGGCCTCGTCACGTTTTCCCGCCTCGGCATCCGGCGCAAGAATCACGGTGGCGCGATGCCGGTTTTGCAAAAAGTGCCGGCGAATCATGTTCTCGAAAAACCGCTCCTTCGCAGCAAGGCGGGCTTTGATGGCTTCCAGCGGCGCCTCGAAAGTCAACGGCGCCAGCGGGTCGCCGTCGTACAGCCAGGTGGTGAGCGCCCGCAGCATCAACGAGAGCCCGCGCGGAAACGAGCCGGTGTTGTTCTCGCGCAGACGAAATTCAAACGTGTTCAGCGAAGCCTCGATGGTTTGCGGATCGATGCCGTCCTCGGCCAGCCGGCGCAGCGTGTCGTCGATCAAGGCTTCGACTTTATCCGCCTCGGCCGCCGCGATGCCGATCAAGCCGGCGGAAAAATACATCTGGCGCAGATCGCTTTCGAGGCCGCCGGTGACCTCCTCGCCGAGACCGGAATCGATCAGTGCCTTGTGCAGCGGCGAAGCCGGCGTGCCGATCAAAACATGCGTCAAAATTTTCAGCGCCAGCGTCTTCTCGCGGTCGGTGGTTTCAGTGAGCAGCCAGTTCACCGCGACGCGGGCTTTTTTGCCGCTGGCGGCATCCTCGCCGGCGTCAAAGGTGTAGGTGAATTTTTTCGGCTGATCGAAAGGCGGCAGCAGCGGAATTTCCGAGGCCGGGTCGGCGCGGTCAAAATCCTTGAGATAGTCATTGACCAGGCGAAAACGTTCATCGGAATGATCGTCCCCGTAAAAATAAATGTAGGCATTGGAGGGATGATAATACTTTTGATGAAACGCCATGAACTGCTCGAAGGTCAAATCCGGAATGTGTTTGGGATCGCCGCCGGAATCAACGCCGTAGGTGTGATTGGGAAACAGCGCGCGCTGCGAATATTCGCCCAGCAAGCGATCCGGCGAGGAGTAGTTGCCTTTCATTTCATTGAACACCACGCCCTTGAAGGCGAGCGGCGCCTCGGGTTTTTCCAGCTCGTAGTGCCAGCCTTCCTGCTGCAGCGTGAACGGCGTGAGCCGCGGATAAAACACCGCGTCGAGATAAACGTCAATGAGATTGTACAAATCCTGCAAATTCGTGCTCGCCACCGGATAGCAGGTTTTGTCGGGATAGGTGAAGGCGTTGAGAAAGGTGTTGAGCGAGCCTTTGATCAATTCGACGAACGGCTCTTTCACCGGGAATTTGCGCGAGCCGCAGAGCACCGAGTGTTCCATGATATGCGCGATGCCGGTGGAATCCTGCGGCGGCGTGCGGAAGGTGATGCCGAAGACTTTGTTCTCGTCGTCATTTTCCAGCGCCAGCAATTGCGCGCCGGTTTTGAGATGGCGGAAAAGCCTGGCCTGGGTTTTTAACTCGGAAATTTCCTGCTGGCGGATTAATTCAAAACCATGAATGGTCATTGTGTCCTCGATTTCGGTCATGAAGTTTTCCTGAAAAATATTGACCAGTCGCTGTGAGCGACCGGTCGATACGTGGCTGAGATGATATCGACTTAAAAAACCGGTTTCGAAGGACCACTTACCCATTATTGGCGCGGTGAAAGAGAAATCCGCGCCGGTGTCAAACAGCGGGGCGATGTAAATGAGATTGACTCCCTCGAATACAGGCTTTTGCAACTTCCTAATTGCCATTTGCCCCTTGCACCGGCTCCACCCACTTCCCGTGCTGCTTGATCAGCTCAATCAATTTTTCATCCGCCAGTTCTTCGGGAATGTTCCTTTCCACAATTTCTTTGCCGACGTACAAATTGATCTTCTTCGGGCCGGTGCCAACGTAGCCGAAATCAGCGTCGGCCATTTCCCCGGGGCCGTTGACGATGCAGCCCATGATGGCGATTTTCACGCCTTTGAGATGGCCGGTCTTTTGTTTGATGCGCTCGGTGGTGGTTTGCAAATTGAACTGCGTGCGACCGCAGCTCGGGCAGGAAATAAATTCGGTTTTGGAAATGCGCAGCCGTGTCGCTTGCAGAAGATTAAAACCAAAACGCAAGGCGTGAGATAAAGGAAGATCGCCGTAAATCATCAGCGCGTCGCCGAAGCCGTCGCAGAGCAAGCTGCCGATTTGCGCGCTGGCGTCGGTGAGCCAGTTGGAATAATTCGCCGGAACTTGATAACGCCAGATGATGGGCACGTTGGCGCCGAGTTTGTCGAGATGGGCCACAAAGGCACGGGCCAGTCCGACTTCGCCAATCGCGCCGGCGCGCAGGTCGATGCCGACCGACCAGCTCTGAAAATCTTCTTCATGTGCCGCTTTCACGAGACACGGCAATTTTTCAAAAGCGCTGCCATTGGCGAGGGCGGCGGTTGAAAATTTGATTTCCAGTGACTGGTGATGATTTTGCGCTTCTTTGACCAGCGTGTTAAATTCAGCTACTTGAAGGGAATCGCCATCCACCCAAATCATCGGCGCTGGCGAAATCGCTCCGCCGCTCAACCACCATGCCATGCTGGAACCATCTTTTTTATAATCCCGCACTGGACTGGCTTGAAAAAAAATTCCTCCTGAATGACATTCTCTGCCGTTGCCGGATTTGATCTCAATGAACTCGGCCGGGGTGGCGTCATCGTTCGCCGGCAATGCGCCTAAAACCGGCAGGCTGATATTTTTTTTCACCAGGCCGGCGGCGCGCAGCGCCTCATCAGTCAAATTTTTTTCATCCAGGGCCAATCCCACCCGCACCAGTTCCTTGCCGCCGAATGAACTCTCGCCCAAATTCAGGCGTAAAGATTCGCGGCGGTTATACGCATACGGATCGACTTTTTGCCAATGATCCGTTTCGGATATTGGCAGCGGAAGGAAGGAGGACACCGTGGATTTTTTCCGCCGTTCATTGAACTTTTGCACGAGTGCCTGCGCCACTGGAATTTCATAAATCGAATCTTCCGTCAACGAGACGCGAATGGTGTCGCCGATGCCATCTTCCAGCAGCGAACCGATGCCGACGGCGGATTTGATGCGGCCGTCTTCGCCGTCGCCGGCCTCGGTGACGCCAAGGTGAAAGGGATAGGTCATGCCCAGCTCGTTCATCCGCGCCGCCAGCAGGCGATAGGCCTGAATCATCACCTGCGGGTTCGAGGATTTCATCGAGATGACGAGATCGCGATAGCCGTGCGCTTCGCAGATGCGAATGAACTCCAGCGCCGATTCCACCATGCCGGCGGGGGTGTCACCGAAACGGTTCATGATGCGATCGGAGAGCGAGCCGTGATTGACGCCGATGCGCATGGCGACGCCGTTGGCTTTGCACTTTTTCACCAACGGCGAGAAACGCGCGGCGACGCGCTCCAATTCGCCCTGATATTCGGCGTCGGTGTATTCCCAAATCGCGAATTTCTTTTTATCCGCATAGTTGCCCGGATTGATGCGAACCTTCTCGACGATGTCCGCCGCAATCAGCGCGGCGTTCGGCGTGAAATGAATATCGGCGACGAGCGGCACGCGGATATTTTGCCGACGCAGCTCGGCTTTGATGTTTTTCAGATTCTCCGCCTCGTGCAGCGACGGCGCGGTGATGCGGACGATCTCGCAGCCGGCTTCGACCAGCGCGACGACTTCTTTGACGGTCGCGGCGGTGTCCATCGTATCGGCAATCGTCATCGACTGCACGCGAATGGGATTATTGCCGCCGATGCCAACGTCGCCGACTTTCACTTCATGCGTGACACGACGGCGATAAAAAAATGGGGAATCGCAGTATTGCGGTTGTGGGTGCATATTTAAAAATAAACAAAACGGCGTTATTAGTCAAAGCCTTTTTGCGGTGCAAAATTTTTATGTCGGCCTGGCTGCGCCATTTGCCTCGCCGCTGGCTCAAGATGGCGGCATCAAATCCTCCGGCATCTTGACCGCCACGACTTCACCGCGCGCGCAAATTTTTCCGCTCGCTGAAACCGTCGCCGCCACCACAACTTTTTTGCCTTTGATTTCCCTGACCGTGCCTCGCACTTGCAGCGGTACGCCGAGCGGGGTGGGATGGAGATAATCGACGCGCAACGCCGCCGTCACGAAGCGCAGCGGCGGGTCGGTATCCATTTCTCTTCCTTCGGCGCGATAAGCTGCCGCCGCAGCCGTGCCGGTGCCATGGCAGTCGATAATCGACGCAATGAAACCGCCATAAACATAGCCTGGAATGGCGGTATGATAAGGTTTTGGTTGAACGAGACAAACCGACTCTTCGCCATCCCAATAACTCTTGATTTGCAGGCCATGCTCATTGAGTCGGCCGCAGCCGTAGCAATGGCTGAGATGATCGGGGTAATAATCCTGAAAGGCTTTTTGTTTCATGGCGTGAAACGTACTCAAATAAAATTTACACACAAAAAATAATTCATTTTGTCCCGGCTTGATTTCGCGCGGCACGGACGATTTCCTTCACCTCGGAAAACAAGGTCGGCGCATGATACGGAATGCCGTCTTTGATCGTCCACTCGATGCCGCCCTTGCCATTGGCACGCTGGCGGTCCAAAGTGGGGTCGATGCCGTTGGGAAAGAGAATGTGCAGATCAGCCAGCGGGTTGCCATTGACCACCACCAAGTCGGCGAGATAACCGGATTTGATGCGGCCCAATTCATGGCCCTTGCCCAGAATTTTCGCGCCGTTGCTGGTCGCGTGTCGAATCACTTCGAGTGGCTGAAAACCGGCCTCTTCGTGCAGCTCCAACTCGCGCAAATAACCGAAGCCGTACATTTGGTAAATAAAACCGGCGTCTTCGCCAGTGGTGACTACGCCGCCCATTCGCGCAAAATCGCGCACCGCTTTCATCCAAATGCGATAATTTTCCTTCCAATACACCTCGTCGGTGTGCGTCCAGCCGAAAAAGAACGAGCCGTGAAATTCTGGATTCGGCGTGAAGAAGGCTTCGAGCGAGGGATGCAAATACTCCTTGAACCACGGCTGGGTGACGGCGCGCTGCAGATCGCGAGACGCTTCGTAAATGCACAACGTCGGATTCCAGGCGACGTTGGATTCGACGAGCTTTTGCAAAACTTTTTGCAGTTTTTCAGGGTTGGCCTCGCGCCACAAGCGGCCGGCATAACGAAAGCGATGCAGCTCGTTGCTGTAATTGAAATCCGCCGGAAAATGCTGCACGCCGTCCAGCGCGGCGTCGGGCACGCCGTACCAATGCTCAATCGTCGCCGTGCCAAGCGCCGCATCATCCCAGGCGTTCGCATCTTCCAC is a genomic window containing:
- a CDS encoding PaaI family thioesterase; amino-acid sequence: MKQKAFQDYYPDHLSHCYGCGRLNEHGLQIKSYWDGEESVCLVQPKPYHTAIPGYVYGGFIASIIDCHGTGTAAAAAYRAEGREMDTDPPLRFVTAALRVDYLHPTPLGVPLQVRGTVREIKGKKVVVAATVSASGKICARGEVVAVKMPEDLMPPS
- a CDS encoding insulinase family protein, whose amino-acid sequence is MTEIEDTMTIHGFELIRQQEISELKTQARLFRHLKTGAQLLALENDDENKVFGITFRTPPQDSTGIAHIMEHSVLCGSRKFPVKEPFVELIKGSLNTFLNAFTYPDKTCYPVASTNLQDLYNLIDVYLDAVFYPRLTPFTLQQEGWHYELEKPEAPLAFKGVVFNEMKGNYSSPDRLLGEYSQRALFPNHTYGVDSGGDPKHIPDLTFEQFMAFHQKYYHPSNAYIYFYGDDHSDERFRLVNDYLKDFDRADPASEIPLLPPFDQPKKFTYTFDAGEDAASGKKARVAVNWLLTETTDREKTLALKILTHVLIGTPASPLHKALIDSGLGEEVTGGLESDLRQMYFSAGLIGIAAAEADKVEALIDDTLRRLAEDGIDPQTIEASLNTFEFRLRENNTGSFPRGLSLMLRALTTWLYDGDPLAPLTFEAPLEAIKARLAAKERFFENMIRRHFLQNRHRATVILAPDAEAGKRDEAAEKERLAKARAAMSEVDLQNTIRNTQELKRRQMTPDPPEALATIPRLKLSDVDKFNKKIPLAVIEKNQHKILYHDLFTNGIFYLDLGFDLHALPQELLPYLPLFSRCLTQIGTEKENFVQLLQRIGQKTGGIGTSRYISALPHAEASTAWLFVRAKAMRHQLDDLLAILRDILLTVKLDDRERFRQMVLEKKASVESSLVPGGSGFVSTRLNARFSEAGWLEEQMGGVSYLFFLRQLEKDVEANWPKVLAALEQIRHALLARERLICNVTVDEANYKYFEPKLTAFLETLPSRPAPLAKWTPAYRREFEGLTIPAQVNYVGKAANLYKLGYEFHGSALVISNYLRTTWLWERVRVQGGAYGGSCSFGRRSGVLTFTSYRDPNLVATLENYDGAGKFLRVVELSDEELTKSIIGTIGDLDAYQLPDAKGYTSMARYLAGETEEERQQLRDEVLSTAVKDFRRFAEVLEQVKQHGQVVVLGSPQAIAAANAGRQDWLKVTKVL
- the ispG gene encoding (E)-4-hydroxy-3-methylbut-2-enyl-diphosphate synthase, producing the protein MHPQPQYCDSPFFYRRRVTHEVKVGDVGIGGNNPIRVQSMTIADTMDTAATVKEVVALVEAGCEIVRITAPSLHEAENLKNIKAELRRQNIRVPLVADIHFTPNAALIAADIVEKVRINPGNYADKKKFAIWEYTDAEYQGELERVAARFSPLVKKCKANGVAMRIGVNHGSLSDRIMNRFGDTPAGMVESALEFIRICEAHGYRDLVISMKSSNPQVMIQAYRLLAARMNELGMTYPFHLGVTEAGDGEDGRIKSAVGIGSLLEDGIGDTIRVSLTEDSIYEIPVAQALVQKFNERRKKSTVSSFLPLPISETDHWQKVDPYAYNRRESLRLNLGESSFGGKELVRVGLALDEKNLTDEALRAAGLVKKNISLPVLGALPANDDATPAEFIEIKSGNGRECHSGGIFFQASPVRDYKKDGSSMAWWLSGGAISPAPMIWVDGDSLQVAEFNTLVKEAQNHHQSLEIKFSTAALANGSAFEKLPCLVKAAHEEDFQSWSVGIDLRAGAIGEVGLARAFVAHLDKLGANVPIIWRYQVPANYSNWLTDASAQIGSLLCDGFGDALMIYGDLPLSHALRFGFNLLQATRLRISKTEFISCPSCGRTQFNLQTTTERIKQKTGHLKGVKIAIMGCIVNGPGEMADADFGYVGTGPKKINLYVGKEIVERNIPEELADEKLIELIKQHGKWVEPVQGANGN
- a CDS encoding amidohydrolase family protein, whose product is MSKNSMGVVAFLFLAALAQAQNKSPEHGKRPDQLVITNAMMVDGVGTPAEGPVDIVIKQNRIASINRPRRNADYLKNAVVIDGTDKYVLPGFINMHGHLQDERAGKPQPFEYQQKLWLGSGITTMRDVGSDPEKALVQKQKSAANEIAAPRIWLYMWVSGAGTEAEIRSRIRELKAKGADGLKCHQLDRDSYTIVADEARKLGLKIAHHVGVEDANAWDDAALGTATIEHWYGVPDAALDGVQHFPADFNYSNELHRFRYAGRLWREANPEKLQKVLQKLVESNVAWNPTLCIYEASRDLQRAVTQPWFKEYLHPSLEAFFTPNPEFHGSFFFGWTHTDEVYWKENYRIWMKAVRDFARMGGVVTTGEDAGFIYQMYGFGYLRELELHEEAGFQPLEVIRHATSNGAKILGKGHELGRIKSGYLADLVVVNGNPLADLHILFPNGIDPTLDRQRANGKGGIEWTIKDGIPYHAPTLFSEVKEIVRAARNQAGTK